One window from the genome of Breoghania sp. L-A4 encodes:
- a CDS encoding SDR family oxidoreductase: MAQKIALVFGGSRGIGAATVAALVADGFEVAFTYVANPPKDIAAGTRAYKVDICNPAEVEQVFADVARDFGAAPTSVIANAGINVPPGPIAQFDPDNFRKLVEVNIVGAFNILQQAARNVADGGTIIATTTSMVRVAVPGGGAYTASKGAVECLIRSMSKELAGRGIRVNAVAPGPVDTDLFRAGKDEAAVSRSAGMSPFNRVGQPEEVAAVIAFLASDKASWVHGQIVQPNGGMV, encoded by the coding sequence ATGGCTCAGAAAATCGCACTCGTATTCGGCGGATCGCGCGGCATCGGCGCCGCCACCGTCGCGGCGCTCGTAGCCGACGGCTTCGAGGTGGCCTTCACCTACGTCGCCAATCCGCCGAAGGACATCGCCGCCGGCACCCGCGCCTACAAGGTCGACATCTGCAATCCGGCCGAGGTGGAACAGGTCTTCGCCGATGTCGCCAGGGATTTCGGCGCGGCGCCGACCAGCGTCATCGCCAATGCCGGCATCAACGTGCCGCCGGGACCGATCGCCCAGTTCGACCCGGATAATTTCCGCAAGCTGGTCGAGGTCAACATCGTCGGCGCCTTCAACATCCTGCAGCAGGCGGCGCGCAACGTGGCCGACGGCGGCACGATCATCGCCACCACCACCTCAATGGTGCGCGTCGCGGTGCCCGGCGGTGGCGCCTACACCGCGTCCAAGGGCGCGGTCGAATGCCTGATCCGCTCCATGTCCAAGGAACTCGCCGGCCGCGGCATTCGCGTCAACGCGGTGGCGCCGGGTCCGGTGGACACCGATCTGTTCCGCGCCGGCAAGGACGAGGCGGCGGTCAGCCGCTCCGCCGGTATGAGCCCGTTCAACCGCGTCGGCCAGCCCGAGGAGGTCGCCGCCGTGATTGCCTTCCTCGCCTCCGACAAGGCGTCCTGGGTGCACGGCCAGATTGTCCAGCCGAACGGCGGCATGGTCTGA
- a CDS encoding aldehyde dehydrogenase family protein, giving the protein MTDINATTFEEPDVTNAYPLLIGGTWTQGDGAPFDVLDKYSLQPFATIASASAAQVARTIDVADAAFRAGAPSPYDRGLVLERAAVLIEQRIDDLVRAMQAEAGFTASDASGEVKRCVQTLKLSAEEARRLAGDVIPLSGAPGQAGRVAFTLRVPLGVVVAITPFNSPLNTVTHKIAPAFAAGNAVILKPSSNTPITAQILCEVLLEAGMPKGFLSLVHGGGDVARSLLADERVRFFAFTGSTEVGRSIQQAAGLRRTQMELGSIAFTILCDDADLDRALPKIVGAGYRKAGQVCTSVQILLVQDAIMDTVQARLVDMVSALSFGDPRNDGTVVGPMISEKEAIRIEGWIDEAIAKGARRLVGGTRQGAVLPPTLLTDINDTMQVGCCEIFGPVVCLVPYSTLDEAITRVNTTPYGLATGIFTNRLQDALSAARRLEVGGVHINETSSSRVDMMPYGGSKDSGFGREGPHYTVHEMTEERIITISTQ; this is encoded by the coding sequence GTGACCGACATCAATGCCACAACATTCGAGGAGCCGGACGTGACGAACGCCTATCCGCTGCTGATCGGCGGAACCTGGACGCAAGGGGACGGCGCGCCGTTCGACGTGCTGGACAAATACAGCCTTCAGCCTTTCGCCACCATCGCCTCGGCGAGCGCGGCGCAGGTTGCCAGGACCATCGACGTCGCCGACGCCGCGTTTCGCGCCGGTGCGCCGTCGCCCTATGACCGCGGTCTCGTGCTCGAACGCGCGGCTGTTCTGATTGAGCAGCGCATCGATGACCTGGTGCGCGCCATGCAGGCGGAGGCGGGATTCACCGCCTCGGATGCGTCGGGCGAGGTCAAGCGCTGCGTCCAGACCCTGAAGCTTTCGGCGGAAGAGGCGCGCAGGTTGGCAGGCGATGTGATCCCGCTTTCCGGCGCGCCGGGGCAGGCGGGCCGCGTGGCGTTCACGTTGCGCGTACCGCTGGGCGTGGTCGTCGCCATTACGCCGTTCAACTCGCCGCTCAACACGGTGACGCACAAGATCGCGCCGGCGTTCGCCGCCGGCAATGCGGTGATCCTAAAGCCGTCCAGCAATACGCCGATCACGGCGCAGATCCTGTGCGAGGTTCTGCTCGAGGCGGGCATGCCGAAGGGCTTTCTGTCTCTGGTGCATGGCGGTGGCGATGTGGCGCGCAGCCTGCTGGCGGACGAGCGCGTGCGTTTCTTTGCCTTCACCGGCAGCACGGAGGTGGGCCGCAGCATCCAGCAGGCGGCGGGTCTGCGCCGCACGCAGATGGAACTGGGCTCCATTGCCTTCACCATCCTGTGCGACGACGCCGACCTCGACCGCGCGCTGCCGAAGATCGTCGGCGCCGGGTACCGCAAGGCGGGCCAGGTCTGCACCTCGGTGCAGATCCTGCTGGTGCAGGACGCGATCATGGACACCGTGCAGGCGCGGCTTGTCGACATGGTCTCGGCGCTGTCCTTCGGCGATCCGCGCAACGACGGCACGGTCGTCGGCCCGATGATCAGCGAAAAGGAAGCCATCCGCATCGAGGGCTGGATCGACGAGGCCATCGCCAAGGGCGCCAGGCGCCTTGTCGGCGGCACGCGTCAGGGCGCGGTGCTGCCGCCGACGCTGCTCACCGACATCAATGACACGATGCAGGTCGGCTGCTGCGAGATTTTCGGCCCTGTCGTCTGCCTGGTGCCCTATTCGACGCTCGACGAGGCCATCACGCGGGTCAACACGACCCCCTATGGGCTTGCGACCGGGATCTTCACCAACCGCCTGCAGGACGCGCTTTCGGCCGCCCGGCGGCTGGAGGTTGGCGGCGTGCACATCAATGAAACATCGAGCTCGCGGGTCGACATGATGCCCTACGGCGGCTCGAAGGACAGCGGCTTTGGCCGCGAAGGCCCGCACTACACCGTGCATGAAATGACGGAAGAGCGGATCATCACCATTTCGACGCAGTGA
- the tcuB gene encoding tricarballylate utilization 4Fe-4S protein TcuB — MHATDHLKEAERLMTVCNSCRYCEGLCAMFPAMELRRSFADADLNYLANLCHGCGACYVDCQFSPPHEFNVNVPQVLAKVRTGSYKSYAWPKAFQPMFDRNGLAIAIVAAISVAAFILGFTLWHGAEVLSTDSGQFYQLMPHNTMALLFGGVALYALFAMAMGFATFWKEIGANSVHAASGGSLWQATKDAAGLRYLDGGGVGCYNEDEKPTDNRRLFHHLTFYGFMLCFAATTTGTLYHYLLDWPAPYAWNELPKLFGIPGGIGLVIGPIGLMHAKLKRIPDMTDPAKFGMETAFLAMMFATGLTGLVLMVARETPAMGVTLAVHLGVVFALFLTMPYGKFVHGFYRFGALALYAAERKAEQPATVAG; from the coding sequence ATGCACGCAACTGACCATCTGAAAGAAGCCGAGCGTCTGATGACGGTCTGCAACTCCTGCCGCTACTGCGAGGGCCTGTGCGCCATGTTTCCGGCCATGGAGCTGCGCCGCAGCTTCGCCGACGCCGATCTGAACTATCTCGCCAACCTCTGCCACGGCTGCGGCGCGTGCTATGTGGACTGCCAGTTCTCGCCACCGCATGAGTTCAACGTCAACGTGCCGCAGGTGCTCGCCAAGGTGCGCACCGGCTCCTACAAGAGCTACGCCTGGCCGAAGGCCTTCCAGCCGATGTTCGACCGCAACGGCCTGGCGATCGCCATCGTCGCGGCGATCAGCGTCGCGGCCTTCATTCTCGGCTTCACGCTCTGGCACGGCGCCGAGGTGTTGAGCACCGACAGCGGCCAGTTCTACCAATTGATGCCGCACAACACGATGGCGCTGCTGTTCGGCGGCGTGGCGCTCTACGCGCTCTTCGCCATGGCCATGGGCTTTGCCACCTTCTGGAAGGAAATCGGAGCCAACAGCGTGCACGCCGCTTCCGGCGGATCGCTGTGGCAGGCGACCAAGGACGCGGCCGGGCTGCGCTATCTCGATGGCGGCGGCGTCGGCTGCTACAACGAGGACGAGAAGCCGACCGACAACCGCCGGCTGTTCCATCACCTGACATTCTACGGCTTCATGCTGTGCTTCGCCGCCACCACCACGGGCACGCTCTACCACTACCTGCTCGACTGGCCCGCGCCCTACGCCTGGAACGAACTGCCGAAACTCTTCGGCATTCCCGGCGGCATCGGCCTGGTGATCGGCCCCATCGGCCTCATGCACGCCAAGCTCAAGCGCATTCCGGACATGACGGATCCGGCGAAGTTCGGCATGGAGACCGCCTTCCTGGCCATGATGTTCGCCACAGGCCTGACGGGGCTCGTGCTGATGGTGGCCCGCGAGACCCCCGCCATGGGCGTCACGCTGGCGGTGCATCTGGGCGTCGTCTTCGCCCTGTTCCTGACCATGCCCTACGGCAAGTTCGTGCACGGCTTCTACCGCTTCGGGGCGCTCGCGCTCTATGCGGCGGAACGCAAGGCCGAGCAGCCGGCGACGGTCGCGGGATAG